In Dehalococcoidales bacterium, the following proteins share a genomic window:
- a CDS encoding IclR family transcriptional regulator C-terminal domain-containing protein, whose protein sequence is MSGQKTGPAKIQPATGSIAHAAAILVCLSKDIHNVSDIARECNFSKSTVHRVLKLLEQSQLVVQDTINRQYYLSLLVSRFAVNAISTHKRLILYSDAEMRRLSSASGETVSLDILSGMQLLSLHDIPSQHDLRVTRESYRLEQFSAGLFSGASVKVLMAQLDASRLNMLLDIIKITTPNGPAVTDRNLLLAQLRDILVKGYAVSRGERIQGTLCIAAPISNYILPVGLSVVGPEPRMQPRVKEIIIELKASAARITRNIEGKFGQRG, encoded by the coding sequence CCATGCCGCGGCTATCCTTGTATGCCTGAGCAAGGATATCCACAACGTGAGCGATATCGCCAGGGAGTGCAACTTCAGCAAGTCCACGGTGCACCGGGTGCTCAAATTGCTGGAGCAGTCGCAGCTCGTCGTGCAGGACACGATTAACCGCCAGTATTACCTCAGCCTGCTGGTCAGCCGGTTCGCGGTCAACGCCATCAGCACCCACAAGCGACTTATTCTCTACTCCGACGCCGAGATGCGCCGGCTGTCTTCCGCCTCCGGGGAAACGGTATCCCTGGATATCCTGAGCGGGATGCAGCTGCTTTCCCTCCACGATATACCCAGCCAGCATGACCTGCGGGTGACGCGGGAAAGCTACCGGCTGGAGCAGTTTTCCGCCGGCCTTTTTTCCGGGGCTTCCGTCAAGGTGCTCATGGCCCAGCTGGACGCCAGCCGACTCAACATGCTGCTGGATATCATCAAAATCACTACGCCGAACGGGCCCGCCGTCACGGATAGAAACCTGCTGCTGGCCCAGCTGCGGGATATCCTCGTCAAAGGCTACGCCGTTAGCCGCGGAGAGCGCATCCAGGGGACACTGTGCATCGCCGCGCCCATTTCCAACTACATTCTACCGGTAGGTTTGAGCGTGGTGGGACCGGAACCGCGTATGCAGCCCAGGGTCAAAGAGATAATTATCGAGCTGAAAGCCAGCGCGGCGCGCATTACCCGCAATATAGAGGGGAAATTCGGGCAAAGGGGGTAG